From a single Salinirussus salinus genomic region:
- a CDS encoding sulfatase-like hydrolase/transferase produces MDVVWMIFDSLSFEATPFHKDGPNTMPRLAELAGDNAKIFARAYAPGPTSPSSHGSFFTSELPSKTGMHEAHPYFDFNGPTIVSELSESHYTHLISSNQFLFNGLDEEFDDTERLGIWSPTFSAGTNPMEFDLNKNGIKKYFDFLIANGTPIRSLLNGIQYKTRDHWGAAGNYANDINEYLYDSVVDSDDDAFAVANYMDVHPPLTASDEAVARFAPDWSRDELPIGVRGREVYEKYQSDTEYTAEDMYALYKAAVWDLDRKVAPLVRDMLERDTLVIVTADHGHGFRRDTEFEDRRIHVPLLVFSPESNGQVRNETVNLRSLPKTTLAALGRDTGGFRGTNLLTQSRSQLSLTEFVYDDQFGVRPVPPDENGKHTAGPGSLNYRITGIRDGTRVDYDGSRYPVVTGNDPDDIVRIKNDLKNIHEEGVNLGETAPEYDNATEEHLRKLGYL; encoded by the coding sequence ATGGACGTCGTCTGGATGATTTTTGACTCACTTTCTTTCGAAGCAACACCGTTTCATAAAGACGGTCCGAATACCATGCCTAGACTTGCTGAATTGGCTGGTGACAATGCTAAAATCTTTGCGAGAGCGTATGCGCCCGGCCCAACGAGTCCGTCATCTCACGGGTCATTTTTTACCAGCGAGTTGCCTTCGAAAACCGGGATGCACGAAGCTCATCCGTACTTCGATTTCAACGGCCCGACTATTGTTTCGGAACTCTCTGAATCTCACTACACCCATCTGATATCGTCAAATCAATTCCTATTTAATGGTCTTGATGAGGAATTTGATGATACCGAACGTCTCGGGATTTGGAGCCCAACATTTTCTGCTGGAACAAATCCGATGGAGTTCGACCTGAATAAAAATGGAATAAAAAAGTACTTTGACTTCCTCATAGCGAACGGCACACCAATTAGGTCACTACTCAATGGAATCCAGTACAAGACTCGTGATCACTGGGGAGCAGCCGGAAACTATGCTAATGACATCAACGAGTACCTGTATGACTCGGTTGTTGACAGCGATGATGATGCGTTTGCCGTAGCTAATTACATGGACGTACATCCTCCGTTGACTGCTAGTGATGAGGCTGTGGCGAGATTCGCGCCAGACTGGTCACGTGATGAGTTACCTATCGGGGTCCGAGGGAGAGAGGTATACGAAAAATACCAGTCAGACACTGAATACACAGCTGAGGACATGTATGCATTATATAAAGCGGCAGTTTGGGACCTCGATCGTAAAGTCGCGCCACTCGTTAGAGATATGCTTGAACGCGACACGTTGGTAATAGTCACTGCAGACCACGGTCACGGATTTAGGCGGGATACTGAATTTGAAGATCGGAGGATTCACGTCCCCCTCCTTGTTTTCTCTCCCGAAAGCAACGGCCAGGTGCGAAATGAAACAGTGAATCTCAGGTCGTTACCGAAGACCACGCTAGCTGCCCTTGGCCGTGATACCGGTGGGTTCCGTGGCACGAATCTGCTAACTCAATCCAGGTCACAGCTATCCCTCACCGAATTCGTATATGACGACCAATTTGGGGTGCGACCAGTGCCACCGGATGAAAACGGGAAACACACCGCAGGACCAGGATCACTCAATTACCGCATCACCGGGATAAGAGACGGTACCCGTGTAGATTACGACGGTAGCCGATATCCTGTGGTGACCGGTAACGACCCCGATGACATCGTACGAATCAAGAACGATTTGAAAAATATACACGAAGAGGGTGTTAATCTCGGTGAAACCGCTCCAGAATACGACAACGCTACCGAGGAGCACCTCAGAAAACTTGGATATTTGTGA
- a CDS encoding polysaccharide deacetylase family protein translates to MEESEYTVRTLSELVSDGFPESSVVFTFDDGDETQVKNAARILDSKGLSGVFFLTTQWLGTSDYMSWRQARVLAENHEIGAHTRTHPDLSELSCDNLVDEIIGCKNELERELETPVDHFAYPYGQEDHISQTAISIAKEAGFRSISSTTGFLPGEIRCFDPRTPVLIERIPVDDATPTEFEQLLAQEKLGPNFVYAKLDPRHKPDSFYENFRKQTR, encoded by the coding sequence GTGGAAGAGTCCGAGTACACCGTCCGTACACTCTCCGAACTCGTTTCTGACGGGTTTCCTGAGTCTTCGGTAGTATTCACTTTTGACGACGGGGACGAAACGCAGGTAAAAAACGCTGCACGGATTTTGGATTCGAAGGGCCTCAGTGGAGTGTTCTTTTTAACAACACAGTGGCTTGGAACCTCAGATTATATGAGTTGGCGGCAAGCCAGAGTACTTGCAGAGAATCATGAGATTGGTGCGCATACTCGGACTCATCCCGACCTCTCTGAGCTGAGTTGTGACAATCTCGTTGATGAAATCATCGGTTGCAAGAATGAGCTTGAGCGGGAACTTGAAACGCCTGTTGATCACTTCGCTTATCCATACGGGCAAGAAGACCACATTTCTCAGACTGCAATTAGCATCGCCAAGGAAGCTGGCTTCAGGTCAATAAGTTCCACAACCGGATTCCTCCCCGGCGAGATCCGCTGTTTTGACCCGCGCACGCCCGTTCTCATAGAGCGGATTCCCGTAGATGATGCAACACCTACCGAATTCGAACAGTTACTTGCACAAGAGAAGTTAGGCCCGAATTTCGTCTACGCCAAGCTTGACCCCAGACACAAACCTGACTCCTTTTATGAGAACTTTCGGAAACAGACCCGATGA
- a CDS encoding class I SAM-dependent methyltransferase, producing MVDTPRWAKAQQAEANHETHHSGFRDPHHAEAYFKEFWNSTIESIEDESVLAVGAGTGIIHTVEQPRIQVAVDPLYAISDIDLTGSRASNITGAGEALPFPEASFDTVISNNVLDHTQKPRAVLQEIANVIKDKGRFLLVVNTFDLPGFIRQNLRLIDTPHPHHFSTSEIEQLLVDSGFEITYSSSEPRFTSDSIPQLITEGKFKKAGGKLSRINLYTAVCHPNK from the coding sequence ATGGTTGACACTCCTCGGTGGGCGAAGGCACAACAAGCAGAGGCAAATCACGAGACTCACCATTCTGGTTTCCGTGATCCACACCACGCTGAAGCGTATTTCAAGGAATTCTGGAATAGTACGATTGAGTCGATTGAAGATGAGTCCGTCTTGGCCGTTGGAGCCGGGACTGGCATAATCCATACGGTGGAACAACCTCGCATACAGGTCGCTGTTGATCCCTTGTACGCAATTAGTGATATTGACTTGACTGGGAGCCGAGCGTCCAATATCACAGGCGCTGGTGAAGCCCTGCCATTTCCCGAGGCCAGTTTTGACACAGTTATATCAAACAATGTGCTAGATCATACTCAGAAGCCACGAGCAGTGCTGCAGGAAATCGCGAATGTTATCAAAGACAAAGGCCGATTTCTCTTAGTAGTAAACACGTTTGACCTTCCCGGATTCATCAGACAGAACTTGAGGTTAATTGACACACCCCACCCTCATCATTTCAGCACATCCGAAATTGAACAGCTACTCGTAGATTCTGGCTTCGAGATCACCTACTCCTCTTCCGAACCCAGGTTTACTAGTGACAGCATCCCGCAACTCATTACCGAAGGAAAATTCAAGAAAGCAGGTGGAAAGCTGTCCCGGATAAATCTGTACACCGCGGTATGTCATCCTAATAAATAA
- a CDS encoding FkbM family methyltransferase, with protein sequence MASSLSELISSAYQVQRNDGTRALIKKLDNRIERYLKIKKAERKDSLELECNSTNVIFDTTTLVSKDWFYPRYLDGTLHEPEITKELIDSLGPDTVFYDIGALVGYYTIFASEICKEGKVHAFELDSQYLNAIQKSLARNGTDAILNHKAISHVTGEKLGYSGDVGFASINKDENTVQTCSVETISLDEYTKNNAYPDIMKIDIEGFEYNALKGSKAVFEAGYPKKLFLELHPPKIRSYGGSIQEILSILKSNDYECKPIAYHRGDKKGARAVTTDDINKMENVMIICTRPDHPS encoded by the coding sequence ATGGCTAGTTCTCTTTCAGAACTAATCTCATCCGCCTATCAGGTTCAGAGGAATGATGGTACTCGTGCTTTGATAAAGAAATTAGATAATCGAATAGAGCGTTATCTGAAAATCAAAAAGGCTGAGAGGAAAGACAGCTTGGAATTAGAATGTAACAGCACCAATGTAATATTCGACACGACTACCCTCGTTTCTAAAGACTGGTTTTATCCGAGATATTTAGACGGAACATTACACGAACCAGAGATAACGAAAGAATTGATAGATTCGCTTGGGCCGGATACTGTTTTTTATGATATCGGCGCACTGGTAGGCTATTATACAATTTTCGCGAGTGAAATATGTAAAGAGGGGAAGGTACACGCATTTGAGCTTGATTCTCAGTACTTAAATGCGATTCAAAAAAGTCTCGCCAGAAACGGCACTGATGCGATTCTCAACCACAAAGCTATTTCTCATGTGACCGGTGAGAAACTGGGTTACTCAGGCGATGTAGGGTTTGCATCGATCAATAAAGATGAGAACACGGTACAAACCTGTTCTGTCGAAACCATTAGTTTGGACGAATACACTAAAAATAATGCATACCCTGACATTATGAAAATAGATATAGAAGGTTTTGAATATAACGCGCTGAAAGGATCTAAGGCGGTATTTGAAGCAGGATATCCGAAAAAATTGTTTCTCGAACTTCATCCGCCGAAAATCCGCTCGTATGGGGGGAGTATCCAGGAAATATTGTCAATACTGAAATCCAATGATTACGAGTGCAAACCAATAGCCTATCATAGGGGGGATAAAAAAGGAGCTAGAGCGGTTACTACCGATGACATCAATAAGATGGAAAACGTTATGATCATCTGTACCAGACCTGACCACCCATCTTGA
- a CDS encoding O-antigen ligase family protein, whose product MDARGFILKSRTPSNYLLPMAIFAIPFGSISVETGLANLSAPNILIVLTFVAFGCVEYRRKSIGLTKPQVAVIALLILLLFQQSVSTLIHSGSPRRVVTFGGYLLFTIAIFLYVDSERDLHSLLHAAFLSAVLISILTIIHIVVLYPNGFPFGDKYRGARAVAGITIPFQRSLGVDMTYGAFGMYVMVATPYYAYIGLKKRAKGCLLGVATVLFAVLLSQSRSTWAVAGVATAIVILGYLIRRRKAYFREMGIAAGVIGIFLSPLVVQILIKIRPDTFFSRISQYRSGVEIAKSFPVFGVGFGNLRQFYQGPHDIHNGFVNLTARTGIPSLLLVLGIWVIVLMFLLRGMHVSDKRYAIAIALFASICAVFVESNFQPGFTKTTWVVLALALSTDQLQSNQTQNSMPTSG is encoded by the coding sequence ATGGACGCAAGGGGATTTATTTTGAAGAGCAGAACACCGTCAAATTATCTCCTGCCCATGGCGATTTTTGCGATCCCCTTTGGGTCCATATCCGTTGAAACTGGCTTGGCGAACCTTTCGGCCCCCAACATACTAATAGTACTCACGTTCGTGGCTTTCGGTTGTGTTGAATATCGAAGAAAATCGATAGGATTGACAAAGCCACAGGTCGCCGTCATAGCGCTTTTAATTTTGCTTTTATTCCAACAAAGTGTTAGTACGCTCATCCACTCTGGTTCCCCCCGGCGGGTAGTGACTTTCGGAGGATATCTTCTATTCACGATCGCAATCTTTCTGTACGTTGATTCTGAACGAGACTTGCACTCGCTGCTACACGCAGCGTTCCTGTCGGCGGTGTTAATCAGCATCCTTACGATAATTCATATTGTTGTTTTATATCCAAACGGCTTCCCTTTCGGTGATAAATATAGGGGAGCGCGGGCCGTTGCCGGGATCACTATCCCGTTCCAGAGGTCTTTGGGCGTTGATATGACATATGGAGCGTTTGGGATGTATGTGATGGTGGCCACGCCGTACTATGCCTACATTGGGCTCAAAAAAAGAGCCAAAGGCTGTCTGCTCGGTGTCGCTACGGTGCTATTTGCCGTTTTGTTAAGCCAATCAAGAAGCACATGGGCAGTTGCAGGGGTGGCGACAGCGATCGTTATTCTAGGCTACCTGATCAGAAGGCGCAAAGCGTATTTTAGGGAGATGGGAATCGCAGCAGGTGTGATCGGCATTTTTTTAAGTCCTTTGGTAGTACAAATCTTGATTAAAATCCGACCTGACACATTTTTCTCTAGGATTTCCCAATATCGCAGCGGTGTAGAGATTGCCAAGTCGTTCCCGGTTTTCGGAGTGGGTTTCGGGAACCTCAGACAATTCTATCAAGGCCCCCACGACATTCATAATGGATTCGTGAACTTGACCGCGCGAACCGGAATTCCATCACTCCTGCTGGTTTTGGGAATTTGGGTAATCGTATTGATGTTTCTCCTGCGAGGGATGCATGTATCAGACAAAAGGTATGCGATCGCCATTGCTTTATTTGCCAGTATCTGTGCGGTCTTCGTCGAATCCAATTTCCAACCTGGATTCACGAAGACTACGTGGGTTGTTCTGGCACTCGCTCTCTCAACGGATCAATTGCAATCAAATCAGACGCAAAACTCAATGCCGACTAGTGGATAG
- a CDS encoding polysaccharide deacetylase family protein: MSDESSGALVVSLDTELVWGMFDTGPVDPVRYAGTRSVIRNLLDLFDRYQIPVTWALVTHLLIDCRGSEPNEQSYSDSCERDNRNVALPCQQEMDPELWYEPRVLNWLENARMDHDIGSHTHTHLVFSESTREDARVDIEQSMAVAKRYNIDLSSFVYPRNEIDHQDLLSDVGFEVYRGINSRWHERLQMPTTLRKGARFAEETIQWTPPTVLPRTESGLVEVPGSQVFRPYHGGWQYTPVHSQRTRAIAGLNRAAQTGRIFHLWFHPFNFARNSGQLLNALEATLAHAEHLRDDDRLDVLTMRQVAEAYRNGRWERQASL; encoded by the coding sequence ATGAGTGACGAATCGTCTGGTGCGCTGGTCGTGTCACTCGACACTGAGCTAGTATGGGGCATGTTTGACACAGGGCCAGTGGATCCGGTACGATACGCCGGAACGCGGAGTGTCATCCGTAACCTTCTCGATCTCTTCGACCGGTATCAGATTCCTGTTACGTGGGCTCTTGTAACACATCTCCTGATAGACTGCCGTGGTTCGGAGCCAAACGAGCAGTCATACTCGGACTCCTGCGAACGAGACAATCGGAACGTTGCCCTCCCGTGTCAACAAGAGATGGATCCGGAGTTGTGGTACGAGCCACGGGTTCTCAATTGGCTCGAAAACGCGAGGATGGACCATGACATCGGCTCACACACACACACGCATCTGGTTTTCAGTGAATCGACGCGGGAAGATGCTCGTGTTGATATAGAGCAGTCGATGGCTGTAGCAAAGCGATATAATATCGACCTGTCATCATTCGTCTACCCGCGAAACGAAATTGATCATCAAGATCTGCTCAGTGATGTCGGATTTGAGGTGTACAGAGGCATCAACAGCCGCTGGCACGAGAGATTGCAGATGCCAACGACACTGCGAAAGGGCGCACGGTTTGCCGAAGAAACAATACAATGGACACCTCCAACGGTCCTCCCGCGTACGGAATCAGGATTGGTCGAAGTGCCTGGATCACAGGTATTCAGACCGTATCATGGTGGGTGGCAATATACTCCGGTACATTCTCAGCGCACCCGGGCAATTGCCGGGCTTAACCGGGCGGCCCAAACGGGACGAATCTTTCACCTCTGGTTCCACCCGTTCAATTTCGCTCGTAACTCTGGGCAGCTCTTGAACGCGCTCGAAGCGACCCTCGCTCACGCAGAGCACTTGAGAGATGATGACCGTCTCGACGTCCTCACGATGCGGCAAGTGGCTGAAGCGTACAGAAACGGACGGTGGGAAAGACAGGCGAGTCTATGA
- a CDS encoding glycosyltransferase yields the protein MGDGVVSVGSFHPNKRQLFQLRIASRFPETRFRIVGSVSSESYYERCEQYISDHALDNVNLLTDISDRDLYDILDRSGIFFHTMQNERFGIATVEGLNHGCIPVVHDSGGQREVVPDSKFRFNTTSDCVSTLKRALSGRHPDDQETKEHLRQFTRKRFQEMLSSII from the coding sequence ATGGGAGATGGCGTGGTCTCGGTTGGGTCCTTCCATCCGAACAAACGTCAACTGTTCCAACTCCGTATAGCCAGTCGTTTTCCCGAAACCCGCTTCAGGATCGTTGGGTCCGTATCTTCGGAGTCATATTACGAACGCTGCGAACAATACATCTCAGACCATGCGCTGGATAATGTGAATTTGCTAACTGACATCTCAGACAGGGATCTGTACGATATCCTCGACCGCAGCGGGATCTTTTTTCACACGATGCAAAATGAGCGCTTTGGTATTGCAACGGTTGAGGGACTCAACCACGGCTGTATTCCTGTCGTACATGACTCTGGTGGGCAACGTGAAGTCGTCCCCGATTCTAAATTCCGATTTAATACCACCTCAGATTGCGTATCGACTCTAAAAAGAGCTCTTTCAGGCAGACATCCTGACGATCAGGAGACAAAAGAACACTTGCGCCAGTTCACCAGAAAACGATTCCAGGAGATGCTTTCGTCTATCATCTAA
- a CDS encoding sulfatase-like hydrolase/transferase produces the protein MPIADLRGKQVNSVYLYIGDAVRWDSMPDDLLNAGLAVKSIASGIHSPTSIASIVSGTYLPQHRVEDFGDRISEEVVNLLQMDDVETRFLNTINNVRFDSGDSKSPIVDTLDTTLSGPEALEQVDQPFFVLERGPGGHAPYNRDLTAKEYFESRGQADRSQFKREYDEAVAEDVDWFFNRVELLRERGLLEDTLVIYVSDHGELLGEKGMLAHSLPIHPNHVYVPAVFMHPEITTEIVRKRVVRHVDLAPTILDFLGSDVESVIPMAGRNLTQQPPAEHGVTFHKSTKKLSSTTVRFGATGAWDSNGGYVFCESGNTKQLLLAMKRLLRLPWRQYARRNLIEYLSAYLAHDRVYGTPSFDKEAAVGYLNEIEESRTPVDGNESFTVPEDRLKELGYLE, from the coding sequence ATGCCCATCGCGGATTTACGTGGTAAGCAGGTTAATAGCGTCTATCTCTACATCGGTGACGCTGTACGGTGGGACTCCATGCCTGATGACTTGTTGAATGCTGGCCTTGCAGTCAAATCAATCGCGTCTGGGATTCACTCACCCACAAGCATAGCGAGCATTGTATCCGGAACCTATCTTCCTCAGCACAGAGTGGAAGATTTCGGCGACCGAATTTCCGAGGAAGTGGTTAATCTTCTCCAAATGGATGATGTGGAAACGCGGTTTCTAAATACGATTAACAACGTTAGATTTGACTCAGGCGACTCGAAAAGCCCGATAGTCGACACTCTCGATACGACACTATCCGGACCGGAAGCGCTTGAGCAAGTCGACCAGCCCTTTTTTGTTCTTGAACGCGGTCCAGGGGGACACGCCCCATACAATCGCGACCTGACTGCGAAAGAATATTTTGAGTCACGGGGCCAAGCCGATAGGTCACAATTCAAACGCGAGTATGATGAGGCAGTAGCCGAGGATGTTGATTGGTTCTTCAATCGCGTTGAACTCCTACGGGAGCGTGGTCTGTTGGAGGATACGTTGGTGATCTACGTGAGTGATCATGGCGAACTCCTCGGTGAAAAGGGGATGTTGGCACACTCACTACCCATTCACCCTAACCACGTCTACGTCCCTGCTGTGTTCATGCATCCAGAGATAACCACAGAAATCGTTCGGAAGAGGGTGGTTCGACACGTTGATCTCGCACCGACGATTCTCGATTTTCTTGGATCTGACGTTGAGTCCGTAATCCCGATGGCGGGTCGCAACCTAACACAGCAGCCCCCCGCCGAACACGGAGTGACTTTTCATAAGAGTACAAAGAAGCTCTCATCCACGACGGTGCGGTTTGGAGCAACTGGAGCCTGGGATTCTAACGGGGGCTACGTATTTTGTGAGTCAGGGAATACGAAACAGCTCTTACTTGCGATGAAGCGACTGCTCCGATTGCCTTGGCGCCAGTACGCAAGACGGAACCTTATTGAATACCTCTCTGCTTACCTCGCACATGATCGGGTGTACGGAACACCCAGTTTCGACAAGGAAGCGGCCGTAGGGTACCTGAATGAAATTGAAGAATCACGCACCCCAGTAGACGGGAACGAATCTTTCACCGTTCCCGAGGATCGTCTTAAGGAGCTTGGCTATCTCGAATGA
- a CDS encoding IS6 family transposase, whose product MQLVDLLSETLDEDSQDVWENERTPTPARRFGVRLHSLGLLIRETVAILELLGVDRSHGAVWNWVHTLSEAQSDPPTATPSRVAVDEKQIEVGGEKKWLYAAVDIESKLLLEVDALSHPGTDPAAAFLHRLTEKHDVADSVFLVDAGGYLTALSRHDLSGRLDYRMRNHIEKWFQTVTMRIDRLHAFWRDSQSRAKQWLRRFRYHYNHERPNQALDGTTPAEVIQN is encoded by the coding sequence ATGCAACTCGTAGACCTCCTCAGCGAGACGTTAGATGAGGACAGTCAAGACGTTTGGGAGAACGAGCGCACGCCGACACCCGCCCGGCGATTTGGGGTGCGTCTCCACTCGTTGGGGCTGTTGATCAGGGAGACGGTGGCAATCTTAGAATTGTTGGGTGTCGACCGCTCTCACGGTGCGGTCTGGAATTGGGTGCATACACTGTCTGAAGCACAGAGCGACCCGCCGACGGCGACGCCGTCGCGGGTCGCGGTCGACGAGAAACAGATCGAGGTTGGCGGCGAAAAGAAGTGGCTCTACGCCGCTGTCGACATCGAGTCAAAACTACTGCTCGAAGTCGACGCACTCAGCCACCCCGGGACTGACCCCGCGGCGGCGTTCCTGCATCGACTCACCGAGAAACACGATGTTGCCGATTCAGTGTTTCTCGTCGATGCTGGTGGCTATTTGACTGCCCTGTCACGTCACGATTTGAGCGGTCGGCTTGACTATCGAATGCGGAACCACATCGAAAAGTGGTTCCAAACTGTGACCATGCGAATCGACCGCCTTCACGCCTTCTGGAGGGACAGTCAATCCAGGGCGAAACAATGGTTACGACGCTTCAGATACCACTACAACCACGAACGACCAAACCAAGCGCTTGATGGAACAACGCCAGCTGAGGTCATCCAGAACTAG
- a CDS encoding glycosyltransferase family 4 protein, with protein MNTDNDRQVERVLLFTPKYPPSRGGAAVFYSNIVRTTDEQIRFFVVTKYEKGETIIQEEDNVTIYRLLPRTDLLPRYLRVVLEMFVLAIVCLYLVTTESIQIIHAHASSFSVLALSAVAAVSRVPLINDCRDEAFRPWLIKLGPTPVWFSCAPNIDSILIKNGIPERRIIRLPVVNPEYVSNYESTGRKGNDMLHLIHVGSIREEKGVFLLLDTLEHLHEQGVSARLTLIGDGPEMENLRRSCNERVIKECVTIAGRLDHRETLNHLAAADVLALLSESEGIPRVVLEAQEIGTPVVATSAGGIPEIIDDEKTGLLVSRTASSAAEAINCLFSDEELYETITTNAKQERQRTWDHAAEQLYEGYRRALD; from the coding sequence ATGAATACTGATAATGACCGACAGGTGGAGAGGGTACTTTTGTTCACGCCGAAATACCCTCCCTCACGGGGTGGTGCTGCCGTCTTCTATTCTAACATAGTCCGTACCACTGACGAACAAATACGATTCTTCGTAGTCACGAAATATGAGAAGGGGGAGACAATTATCCAGGAAGAAGATAATGTTACCATCTATCGACTTCTACCTAGAACGGATCTGCTTCCGCGGTATCTCCGGGTCGTCCTTGAAATGTTTGTTTTGGCTATCGTCTGCCTGTACTTGGTCACAACAGAATCTATCCAAATCATTCACGCCCATGCCTCCTCATTCTCAGTACTCGCTCTGTCAGCCGTCGCTGCCGTTTCCAGAGTTCCACTGATCAACGATTGCCGAGACGAAGCATTCCGCCCGTGGCTAATCAAGCTGGGACCCACACCGGTCTGGTTCAGTTGTGCACCAAACATTGACAGTATACTTATTAAAAACGGTATCCCAGAGAGACGGATCATCAGGCTTCCAGTCGTTAATCCAGAGTATGTCAGCAACTATGAATCAACTGGTCGGAAAGGGAATGATATGTTGCATCTCATCCATGTTGGCTCAATAAGAGAAGAGAAAGGCGTGTTCTTGTTACTCGACACTCTTGAACACCTACATGAACAAGGTGTCAGTGCGCGGTTGACCCTTATTGGAGATGGCCCAGAGATGGAGAATCTACGACGGTCCTGTAATGAGAGGGTGATTAAAGAGTGTGTCACGATTGCGGGCCGCCTTGACCACCGTGAAACGCTGAATCACCTTGCCGCCGCCGATGTGCTGGCCCTTCTCTCGGAGTCAGAAGGAATTCCTCGGGTTGTACTGGAGGCTCAAGAGATCGGGACTCCAGTGGTCGCCACTTCAGCAGGTGGAATTCCCGAAATCATTGATGATGAAAAAACTGGCTTGCTTGTCAGCCGGACGGCGTCCTCAGCCGCGGAAGCAATCAATTGCCTGTTCTCGGATGAGGAGCTTTATGAAACCATTACAACGAATGCTAAACAGGAGAGGCAACGAACTTGGGACCATGCAGCGGAACAACTATACGAAGGATACCGGAGGGCTTTAGACTAA
- a CDS encoding glycosyltransferase family 4 protein, with protein sequence MTRVLHLITRFLDGGAETTVEHQIEGLLETGSDYELHLGVGREHDAERMRVMEEMGVQTHVFDHIRHYSLVHTIPAVVQVAQFLREQQVDLLHTHSTEAGVIGRWASLLARTPVTIHEIHGDPIAADRQTLLNAFIWIVERLSAPLATTLIVKSERIQELFLRRGIGTQDQYELIYHGVNIEEFSTASPAPLPESTSQLRLLFVGRLQSGKGLFDLLNSFEMLVGRYDVDLLIAGDGPLAPDLKREVKRKSMDATIHFLGYRDDVPRLLAAADVLVLPSYREGTPRVISEALISGVPVVSTRVAGIPEQVTDGESGFLIKPGDVDGLVGALDKLLGSPELRHQMARSCRSEATRFTIDREKKEIVRLYERLLA encoded by the coding sequence ATGACACGTGTGCTCCACCTCATTACCAGATTCCTCGACGGTGGTGCCGAAACCACCGTTGAACATCAGATAGAGGGCTTGCTTGAGACTGGCTCCGATTACGAACTGCACCTGGGGGTCGGTCGCGAGCATGATGCAGAGAGAATGAGGGTGATGGAGGAAATGGGCGTCCAGACTCATGTCTTCGATCACATCAGACATTATTCGTTAGTTCATACTATTCCAGCGGTCGTGCAGGTTGCTCAGTTCCTACGAGAACAACAAGTGGACCTACTCCACACCCACAGTACGGAAGCAGGCGTGATCGGCCGGTGGGCGTCACTACTTGCCAGAACACCGGTCACTATTCATGAGATACACGGAGATCCCATCGCCGCCGATCGTCAAACCTTGTTGAACGCGTTCATCTGGATTGTGGAACGACTGTCCGCTCCGTTGGCAACAACGCTCATCGTGAAGTCAGAACGAATCCAGGAGTTGTTCTTAAGAAGGGGGATCGGTACACAGGATCAATACGAGTTGATCTACCACGGCGTAAACATTGAGGAATTCAGTACTGCGTCGCCGGCACCGCTTCCCGAATCCACTAGCCAACTACGACTGTTGTTTGTCGGTCGGCTACAGAGTGGTAAAGGGCTGTTTGATCTTCTCAATTCCTTCGAAATGTTGGTAGGCCGGTATGACGTTGACCTACTGATCGCCGGAGACGGGCCTCTGGCACCTGATCTCAAGCGAGAGGTCAAGCGGAAGAGCATGGATGCCACAATCCATTTTCTTGGCTATCGCGACGACGTACCGCGTCTGCTGGCGGCGGCAGACGTGCTTGTACTACCGTCTTATAGAGAAGGTACGCCACGCGTGATTTCGGAAGCGCTCATCTCCGGCGTTCCGGTCGTCTCTACTCGGGTTGCGGGGATACCAGAGCAAGTTACGGATGGTGAGTCTGGTTTCCTTATTAAACCCGGGGACGTGGACGGTTTAGTTGGGGCGCTCGACAAGTTACTCGGATCGCCAGAGTTGCGCCACCAGATGGCGCGCAGCTGTCGATCCGAGGCGACGCGATTCACGATCGATCGCGAAAAAAAAGAAATTGTCCGACTCTACGAACGACTACTCGCATAA